One Mycolicibacterium pulveris genomic region harbors:
- a CDS encoding LCP family protein, whose protein sequence is MSDGDSPGADATPGPRGSSESGHPADDNRWLTRSARPKPGAAPWERRSRAGRGDGAGPGPGSHTDGITVADLIARVRGDTAVPEKLRRRRAEPDEPAPVTEIIAAVPDTEEPRPLPDDEHDTEIIPAVQLRSPDLPDLSAVRRHRRVAPAHVVARRGSDRPDRPNRRRALRSTMMAGRVAAAAMAVLALVLTGGAWQWQTTKNNMLNRISALDPDSRDIVDPNAQFGDENFLIVGVDSRLGENSEIGAGTPEDAAGARSDTVMLVNIPANRERVVGVSFPRDLEIEPMQCEPWDPHTREYGPITDPDSPMYGAEKVYTEYKLNSAYAVGGPKCLVKVIQKISGLSINRFMAVDFAGFSKMVDALGGVEVCSTTPLEDYEVGTVLPRAGRQIVDGQTALQYVRARQITTEGNGDYGRIKRQQLFLSSLLRSLISKEVFFSLSKLNNVVNMFINDSYVDNMDTKDLVTLGQSIQGIAAGRITFLTVPTTGYMDEWGNEHLREEDTRAIFDAIINDEPLPKERNADNTPVPGAPESSTDLMSQTPGQGAFESSELVNAVTTNPQDITVQVSNSTGRSGLAASAASALQTHGFNVTTPDDYPGPLDETTVFFSPGNEEAAATVASAFANPTIERVTGKGDIVQVVLGNDFNSVHTPSPSGSPVQVHVVRGTNSTPTALPDDLAVTNAADTTCD, encoded by the coding sequence ATGAGTGACGGCGACAGCCCTGGTGCTGATGCCACTCCTGGCCCCCGTGGTTCGTCGGAGTCCGGCCATCCCGCCGACGACAACCGATGGCTTACCCGAAGCGCCCGCCCGAAACCAGGCGCCGCGCCGTGGGAACGCAGAAGCCGAGCTGGACGCGGCGATGGCGCCGGGCCGGGCCCCGGAAGCCACACGGACGGCATCACCGTCGCCGACCTGATCGCCCGCGTCCGGGGCGACACCGCCGTGCCCGAAAAGTTGCGGCGCCGCCGCGCCGAACCCGACGAACCGGCACCGGTCACCGAGATCATCGCAGCGGTACCCGACACCGAAGAGCCGCGGCCGCTGCCGGACGACGAGCACGACACCGAAATCATTCCGGCCGTCCAGTTGCGCTCACCGGACCTGCCGGATCTGTCCGCGGTCCGCAGGCACCGCCGGGTGGCGCCAGCGCACGTCGTCGCCCGGCGCGGCAGCGACCGGCCCGACCGGCCGAATCGTCGCCGGGCCCTGCGCTCCACGATGATGGCGGGTCGGGTGGCCGCAGCGGCGATGGCGGTGCTGGCGCTGGTCCTCACCGGCGGGGCGTGGCAGTGGCAGACCACGAAGAACAACATGCTCAACCGGATCTCGGCGCTGGATCCCGATTCCCGCGACATCGTCGACCCGAACGCGCAGTTCGGCGACGAGAACTTTTTGATCGTCGGGGTGGACAGCCGGCTGGGAGAGAACAGCGAAATCGGCGCGGGCACCCCCGAAGACGCCGCCGGCGCCCGCTCGGACACCGTGATGCTGGTGAACATCCCCGCCAACCGCGAACGCGTCGTCGGGGTGTCGTTTCCCCGTGACCTCGAGATCGAACCGATGCAGTGCGAACCGTGGGATCCGCACACCCGCGAGTACGGACCGATCACCGACCCGGACTCACCCATGTACGGGGCCGAGAAGGTCTACACCGAGTACAAGCTGAACTCGGCCTACGCCGTCGGCGGGCCCAAGTGCCTGGTGAAGGTCATCCAGAAGATCTCCGGGCTGTCGATAAACCGGTTCATGGCAGTGGATTTCGCCGGTTTCTCCAAGATGGTCGACGCGCTCGGCGGCGTCGAGGTATGCAGCACCACCCCGCTTGAGGACTACGAGGTCGGCACGGTGCTACCGCGGGCGGGGCGTCAGATCGTCGACGGTCAAACCGCGCTGCAGTACGTACGCGCCCGGCAGATCACCACCGAAGGCAACGGTGACTACGGGCGGATCAAGCGTCAACAGCTGTTCTTGTCCTCGTTGTTGCGCTCGCTGATCTCCAAGGAAGTGTTCTTCTCGCTGTCCAAGCTCAACAACGTGGTCAACATGTTCATCAACGACAGTTACGTCGACAACATGGACACCAAGGACCTTGTCACGCTCGGGCAGTCGATCCAGGGCATCGCGGCCGGTCGCATCACATTTCTGACCGTGCCGACCACCGGTTACATGGACGAGTGGGGCAACGAGCACCTGCGCGAGGAAGACACCAGGGCGATCTTCGACGCGATCATCAACGACGAACCACTGCCCAAGGAGCGCAACGCCGACAACACCCCGGTGCCGGGCGCACCCGAGTCGTCGACCGACTTGATGAGCCAGACACCGGGCCAGGGCGCCTTCGAATCCAGCGAGCTGGTCAATGCGGTCACCACCAATCCGCAGGACATCACCGTGCAGGTGTCGAACTCCACGGGCCGCAGCGGTCTGGCCGCCAGCGCCGCCAGCGCGCTGCAGACCCACGGCTTCAACGTCACGACGCCCGACGACTACCCGGGCCCGCTGGACGAGACGACGGTGTTCTTCTCACCGGGGAACGAGGAAGCCGCCGCGACGGTGGCCTCGGCGTTCGCCAACCCGACCATCGAGCGGGTGACGGGCAAGGGCGACATCGTCCAGGTGGTGCTCGGCAACGACTTCAACTCGGTGCACACACCATCGCCGAGCGGCTCCCCCGTGCAGGTCCATGTCGTGCGCGGCACCAACAGCACACCGACCGCGCTGCCAGACGACCTGGCCGTCACCAACGCGGCCGACACCACCTGCGATTAG
- a CDS encoding TetR/AcrR family transcriptional regulator, with protein MPSGQRRGRWSGVPLRDRQALRRDELVAAGVALLGSEEGPALTVRAVCRAAGLTERYFYESFADRDEFVRAVYDDVCARAMATLTTAETPREAVERFVELMVDDPAGGRVLLLAPEVEPVLVRSGAEWMPNFIELLQQKLTRITEPALAAMVATGLIGALTALFTAYLDGRLTVTREQFIDYCVGMLLGRAPSR; from the coding sequence GTGCCTTCGGGTCAACGACGCGGCCGGTGGTCCGGCGTCCCACTACGGGACCGTCAGGCGCTGCGCCGCGACGAACTCGTCGCCGCCGGGGTGGCGCTGCTGGGCAGCGAGGAGGGGCCGGCGCTCACCGTGCGTGCGGTCTGCCGGGCGGCGGGGCTGACCGAGCGCTACTTCTATGAGAGCTTCGCCGATCGTGACGAGTTCGTTCGCGCGGTCTACGACGACGTGTGCGCGCGGGCGATGGCCACGTTGACGACGGCGGAGACGCCGCGCGAGGCGGTCGAGCGCTTCGTCGAGTTGATGGTCGACGATCCGGCAGGCGGTCGGGTTCTGCTGTTGGCGCCGGAGGTCGAGCCCGTGTTGGTCCGCTCCGGTGCCGAATGGATGCCGAACTTCATCGAGTTGCTGCAGCAGAAGCTCACCCGCATCACCGAACCCGCGCTGGCGGCCATGGTGGCCACCGGGCTGATCGGCGCGCTCACCGCCTTGTTCACCGCCTACCTGGACGGTCGCCTGACGGTCACCCGCGAGCAGTTCATCGATTATTGCGTCGGCATGCTGCTCGGCCGGGCGCCCAGCCGTTGA
- a CDS encoding PASTA domain-containing protein yields the protein MMRRISLRVGAVTFGTAALLLIGIPTAAADYVGQSYADASAEMNEAGLNPIVVTRVGDQLAEDECIVTGAWEPSLLRGVGDGFEYSEDEIMVSLNCAGAYASETNPGASVQHPLGRAAKSEAEEEAAEGESSEEE from the coding sequence ATGATGAGACGAATTTCGCTTCGGGTCGGGGCGGTGACGTTCGGGACCGCAGCGCTCTTGCTGATCGGAATACCCACTGCCGCAGCCGATTACGTGGGGCAGAGCTACGCCGATGCCTCCGCTGAGATGAACGAGGCCGGGCTGAACCCGATTGTCGTCACCCGGGTGGGCGACCAGTTGGCAGAGGACGAGTGCATCGTCACCGGCGCTTGGGAGCCGTCGCTCCTGCGGGGCGTCGGAGACGGCTTCGAGTACTCCGAAGACGAGATCATGGTGTCGTTGAACTGCGCGGGCGCGTATGCGTCGGAGACGAATCCCGGTGCCTCCGTGCAGCATCCGCTGGGACGTGCGGCCAAGTCCGAGGCCGAAGAGGAAGCTGCCGAGGGGGAGAGCTCCGAAGAGGAGTAG
- the phoU gene encoding phosphate signaling complex protein PhoU, with protein MRTAYHEQLDALTAQLGEMCGLAGAAMERATQALLQADLVLAEQVITDHEQIAAMSARAEEAAFVLLALQAPVAGDLRAIVGSIQIVADVDRMGALALHVAKIARRRHPQHALPEEVNGYFAEMGRVAVELGNSAQEVLVTRDPEKAARIQEEDDAMDDLHRHLFTVLMDREWKHGVAAAVDVTLLGRFYERFADHAVEVARRVIFQVTGKHPDEEDLPASR; from the coding sequence ATGCGTACCGCGTACCACGAGCAACTGGATGCCTTGACGGCGCAGCTCGGCGAGATGTGCGGGCTGGCAGGCGCTGCGATGGAACGCGCGACCCAGGCCCTGCTGCAAGCCGATCTGGTGCTGGCCGAGCAGGTGATCACCGACCACGAACAGATCGCCGCGATGAGCGCGCGGGCAGAGGAAGCGGCGTTCGTGCTGCTTGCTCTGCAGGCGCCGGTTGCCGGTGATCTGCGCGCCATCGTCGGCTCCATTCAGATCGTCGCCGACGTCGACCGGATGGGCGCGCTGGCCCTGCACGTCGCCAAGATCGCGCGGCGCCGCCACCCGCAGCACGCGCTGCCCGAGGAGGTCAACGGCTACTTCGCCGAAATGGGCCGGGTGGCAGTCGAACTGGGTAACAGCGCGCAAGAGGTGCTGGTCACGCGTGATCCGGAGAAGGCCGCCCGCATCCAAGAAGAAGACGACGCGATGGACGACCTGCACCGGCATCTGTTCACGGTGCTGATGGATCGCGAGTGGAAGCACGGCGTGGCCGCGGCCGTCGACGTGACGCTGCTCGGCCGGTTCTACGAGCGCTTCGCCGACCACGCGGTCGAGGTGGCCCGCCGGGTGATCTTCCAGGTCACCGGCAAACACCCCGACGAGGAAGACCTGCCGGCGTCGCGCTGA
- the pstB gene encoding phosphate ABC transporter ATP-binding protein PstB gives MAKRLDLKDVNIYYGAFHAVADVSLAVPPRNVTAFIGPSGCGKSTVLRTLNRMHEVIPGARVEGSVLLDGENIYGAGVDPVGVRKTIGMVFQRPNPFPTMSIRDNVVAGLKLQGVRNKKTLDEVAERSLRGANLWTEVKDRLDKPGGGLSGGQQQRLCIARAIAVQPDVLLMDEPCSALDPISTLAIEELIATLKQEFTIVIVTHNMQQAARVSDQTAFFNLEATGKPGRLIEIDDTEKIFSNPSKKATEDYISGRFG, from the coding sequence ATGGCAAAGCGGTTGGACCTCAAAGACGTCAACATCTACTACGGTGCCTTCCACGCCGTCGCCGACGTGTCGCTGGCCGTTCCGCCGCGCAACGTGACCGCGTTCATCGGCCCGTCGGGCTGCGGCAAGTCCACTGTGCTGCGGACGCTCAACCGGATGCACGAGGTGATCCCCGGCGCCCGCGTCGAAGGATCCGTGCTGCTCGACGGGGAGAACATCTACGGCGCGGGCGTCGACCCGGTCGGGGTCCGCAAGACCATCGGGATGGTGTTCCAACGGCCGAATCCGTTCCCCACCATGTCGATTCGTGACAACGTGGTGGCCGGCCTCAAGTTGCAGGGCGTGCGCAACAAGAAGACGCTCGACGAGGTCGCCGAACGCTCGCTGCGCGGGGCGAACCTGTGGACCGAGGTGAAGGACCGGCTCGACAAGCCCGGTGGCGGCCTTTCGGGCGGCCAGCAGCAGCGGCTGTGCATCGCCCGCGCCATCGCGGTGCAACCCGACGTGCTGCTGATGGACGAACCGTGCTCGGCCCTCGATCCGATTTCCACGCTGGCGATCGAGGAGCTGATCGCAACGCTGAAACAGGAATTCACCATCGTCATCGTCACGCACAACATGCAGCAGGCCGCCCGGGTGAGCGATCAGACCGCGTTCTTCAACCTCGAGGCCACCGGTAAACCGGGCCGGCTGATCGAGATCGACGACACCGAGAAGATCTTCTCCAACCCGAGCAAGAAGGCCACCGAGGACTACATCTCCGGCCGCTTCGGCTGA
- the pstA gene encoding phosphate ABC transporter permease PstA yields MTTTLDRPVKATTFQGVSLRRKITNNIATVLVTLSVLIALIPLLWVLYSVIAKGIKVIASAEWWWNSQAGMTAFMAGGGAYHAIVGTLLQGLVCAAISIPIGIFVAIYLVEYGGGTRMGKLTTFMVDILTGVPSIVAALFIYALWVATLGFERSGLAVSLSLVLLMIPVIVRATEEMLRIVPMDLREASYALGVPKWKTIVRIVVPTALSGIVTGIMLALARVMGETAPLLILVGYSQAINFDMFSGFMGSLPGMMYDQTSAGAGANPVPTDRLWGAALTLILLIAVLNVGARLLAKLFAPKKV; encoded by the coding sequence GTGACGACAACGCTCGATCGGCCGGTGAAGGCCACCACGTTCCAGGGTGTGAGCCTGCGGCGCAAGATCACCAACAACATCGCGACGGTGTTGGTGACGCTGTCGGTGCTGATCGCGTTGATCCCGCTGCTGTGGGTGCTGTACTCGGTGATCGCCAAGGGCATCAAGGTGATCGCGTCGGCGGAGTGGTGGTGGAATTCGCAGGCGGGCATGACGGCGTTCATGGCCGGCGGCGGGGCCTACCACGCGATCGTGGGCACGCTGCTGCAGGGCCTGGTGTGCGCGGCCATCTCGATTCCGATCGGTATCTTCGTCGCCATCTACCTGGTCGAGTACGGTGGCGGCACCCGGATGGGCAAGCTCACCACGTTCATGGTGGACATCCTCACCGGCGTCCCCTCGATCGTGGCGGCGCTGTTCATCTACGCGCTGTGGGTTGCCACGCTCGGATTCGAGCGGTCCGGCTTAGCGGTGTCGCTTTCCCTTGTGCTGCTGATGATTCCGGTGATCGTGCGCGCCACCGAGGAGATGCTGCGCATCGTGCCGATGGATCTGCGCGAGGCCAGCTACGCGCTCGGTGTTCCGAAGTGGAAAACCATTGTGCGCATTGTCGTTCCGACGGCACTGTCGGGCATCGTCACCGGCATCATGCTGGCGCTGGCGCGGGTGATGGGCGAGACCGCACCGCTGCTGATCCTCGTCGGCTACAGCCAGGCCATCAACTTCGACATGTTCAGCGGGTTCATGGGGTCGCTACCCGGCATGATGTATGACCAGACCTCGGCGGGCGCAGGCGCCAACCCGGTGCCCACCGACCGGCTCTGGGGTGCCGCCCTGACGCTGATCCTGCTGATCGCCGTTCTCAACGTGGGCGCGCGCCTGCTGGCAAAGCTGTTCGCGCCCAAGAAGGTTTAG
- a CDS encoding acyl-ACP desaturase, with translation MHENLTDLHLLRELEPVVEKNLNRHLSMQKDWNPHDYIPWSDGKNYYALGGKDWDPEEAKLSELAQVAMVQNLLTEDNLPSYHREIAMNFGMDGAWGQWVNRWTAEENRHGIALRDYLVVTRAVDPVQLEQLRLEQVTRGFSPGQNQQGDLFAESLFDSVIYVTFQELATRVSHRNTGKACNETVADQLLARVSADENLHMIFYRDVSEAGFEIAPDQAMHSLHRVLRNFKMPGFTVPEFRRKAVIIAVGGVYDPRIHLDDVVMPVLKRWRIFEREDFTGEAARMRDDLGKLVEELEEACDKFEISKQRRLEREARKAEKLTAQRVLARSS, from the coding sequence ATGCACGAGAACCTGACCGACCTCCACCTCCTGCGTGAACTCGAGCCCGTCGTGGAGAAGAATCTCAACCGGCACCTGTCGATGCAGAAGGATTGGAACCCGCACGATTACATCCCGTGGTCCGACGGGAAGAACTACTACGCCCTCGGCGGCAAGGACTGGGACCCCGAGGAGGCGAAGCTTTCTGAGCTCGCTCAGGTCGCGATGGTTCAGAACCTGCTCACCGAGGACAACCTCCCCTCCTATCACCGCGAGATCGCGATGAACTTCGGCATGGACGGGGCCTGGGGCCAGTGGGTCAACCGCTGGACCGCTGAGGAGAACCGCCACGGCATCGCGCTGCGCGACTATCTGGTCGTCACCCGCGCTGTCGACCCGGTGCAGCTCGAGCAGTTGCGTCTCGAGCAGGTCACCCGCGGCTTCTCCCCTGGCCAGAACCAACAGGGCGACCTGTTCGCCGAGAGCCTCTTCGACTCGGTCATCTACGTGACGTTCCAGGAGCTGGCCACCCGCGTATCGCATCGCAACACCGGCAAGGCCTGCAACGAGACCGTCGCCGACCAGCTGCTGGCCCGGGTCTCCGCCGATGAGAACCTGCACATGATCTTCTACCGCGACGTCTCCGAGGCCGGCTTCGAGATCGCCCCCGACCAGGCGATGCACTCGCTGCACCGGGTGCTGCGCAACTTCAAGATGCCAGGGTTCACGGTGCCGGAGTTCCGCCGCAAGGCCGTGATCATCGCGGTCGGCGGCGTCTACGACCCGCGCATCCACCTGGATGACGTCGTGATGCCGGTGCTGAAGAGGTGGCGCATCTTCGAACGCGAGGACTTCACCGGCGAGGCCGCGCGGATGCGTGACGACCTCGGCAAGCTGGTCGAGGAACTCGAGGAGGCCTGCGACAAGTTCGAGATCTCCAAGCAGCGCCGCCTCGAACGCGAGGCCCGCAAGGCCGAGAAGCTCACCGCGCAGAGGGTGCTCGCAAGGTCGTCGTGA
- the pstS gene encoding phosphate ABC transporter substrate-binding protein PstS, which yields MGTGAPLGKVLSATAIAALTLSACGSDDNVATTQPGETGTDNASAQCGGKNEITGEGSTAQQNAVAVFNQVWGQMCGGKNMSYNPTGSGAGRQQFIAGQVDFAGSDSPLSEEQVQPAAERCDGNPAWHLPLVFGPVAMAYNLEGVDGLVLNADVLARIFQGQITNWNDPAIAAVNGGATLPDAPITPIYRSDSSGTTDNFQKYLAAAAPQSWTKGAGSEFQGGAGEGAQKSAGVVQAVQATPGSIGYVEKGFAEQAGVPFAAIDSGAGAVELTDESAGKAIDAATFASEGNDLVLDLNSLYGTQEPGAYPLVLATYEIVCSGGYDADTSAAVKSFLTAAASGQGQSGLPAAGYVPLPDRFKERLLTAVDAIQ from the coding sequence ATGGGCACGGGCGCGCCGCTCGGCAAGGTTCTGTCCGCCACGGCGATCGCCGCGCTGACCCTGTCCGCGTGCGGCAGCGACGACAATGTCGCCACGACGCAGCCCGGTGAGACCGGAACCGACAACGCGTCGGCGCAATGCGGTGGCAAGAACGAGATCACGGGCGAGGGTTCGACGGCGCAGCAGAACGCCGTCGCGGTCTTCAACCAGGTGTGGGGCCAGATGTGCGGGGGCAAGAACATGTCGTACAACCCGACCGGGTCGGGTGCCGGACGCCAGCAATTCATCGCGGGTCAGGTCGACTTCGCCGGCTCGGACTCCCCGCTGTCCGAGGAGCAGGTGCAGCCGGCCGCCGAGCGCTGCGACGGAAACCCGGCGTGGCACCTCCCGCTGGTGTTCGGGCCGGTCGCGATGGCCTACAACCTCGAGGGCGTCGACGGTCTCGTGCTCAACGCGGACGTGCTGGCCAGGATCTTCCAGGGCCAGATCACCAACTGGAACGACCCGGCGATCGCCGCGGTCAACGGCGGCGCCACGCTGCCCGACGCCCCGATCACGCCGATCTACCGGTCGGATTCGTCGGGCACCACCGACAACTTCCAGAAGTACCTGGCCGCCGCGGCGCCGCAGAGCTGGACCAAGGGCGCCGGCAGCGAATTCCAGGGCGGCGCCGGTGAGGGCGCCCAGAAGTCGGCGGGCGTCGTGCAGGCCGTCCAGGCCACCCCCGGATCCATCGGCTACGTGGAGAAGGGCTTCGCCGAGCAGGCCGGGGTGCCGTTCGCGGCGATCGACAGCGGCGCGGGCGCGGTGGAGCTGACCGACGAGTCGGCCGGTAAGGCCATCGACGCTGCGACGTTCGCCTCGGAGGGCAACGATCTGGTGCTGGACCTGAACTCGCTGTACGGCACCCAGGAGCCCGGTGCCTACCCGCTGGTGCTGGCCACCTACGAGATCGTCTGCTCGGGTGGCTACGACGCCGACACGTCGGCCGCGGTCAAGTCCTTTCTCACCGCGGCCGCATCCGGGCAGGGCCAATCAGGGCTGCCCGCCGCCGGCTACGTCCCGCTGCCCGACCGGTTCAAGGAGCGGTTGCTGACGGCCGTGGACGCAATACAGTAG
- the dusB gene encoding tRNA dihydrouridine synthase DusB: MSIGDIRLASPVVLAPMAGVTNVAFRTLCRELEIARAGTVSGLYVCEMVTARALVERHPATMHMVTFGPDESPRSLQLYSVDPKYTYDAAKMIADEGLADHIDMNFGCPVPKVTRRGGGAALPFKRKLFGQIIKAAVAATNNTDIPVTVKFRVGIDDEHHTFLDAGRIAAEEGAAAVALHARTAAQRYSGKADWQHITALKEHVTDVPVLGNGDIFEAEDALAMMASTGCDGVVIGRGCLGRPWLFAELSAAFSGKPLPTPPNLGEVAEILLRHGDLLAAHFGEDKGMRDIRKHVAWYLHGFPAGAELRRALALVKTVAELEDLLGQLDADVPFPAAAQGPRGRQGSSASVALPEGWLADPDDCTVPAGAEVMHSGG; the protein is encoded by the coding sequence CTGAGCATCGGCGACATCCGGCTGGCCAGCCCGGTCGTGCTGGCCCCGATGGCCGGCGTGACGAACGTGGCCTTCCGCACCCTGTGCCGCGAGCTCGAGATCGCGCGCGCCGGGACGGTCAGCGGGCTCTACGTCTGCGAGATGGTCACCGCGCGGGCGCTCGTCGAGCGTCACCCGGCCACCATGCACATGGTGACGTTCGGCCCCGACGAGTCGCCGCGGTCGCTGCAGCTGTACTCCGTGGATCCGAAGTACACATACGACGCGGCCAAGATGATCGCCGACGAAGGCCTGGCCGACCACATCGACATGAACTTCGGCTGCCCGGTGCCCAAGGTCACCCGGCGCGGCGGAGGGGCCGCGCTGCCGTTCAAGCGCAAGCTGTTCGGCCAGATCATCAAGGCCGCCGTGGCCGCGACGAACAACACCGACATCCCGGTCACCGTGAAGTTCCGCGTCGGCATCGATGACGAACATCACACCTTTCTCGACGCCGGGCGCATCGCCGCCGAGGAAGGCGCGGCCGCCGTCGCGCTGCACGCCCGCACCGCGGCCCAGCGGTACTCCGGCAAAGCGGACTGGCAGCACATCACCGCGCTGAAAGAGCACGTCACCGACGTTCCCGTGCTGGGCAACGGCGACATCTTCGAGGCCGAGGACGCGCTGGCCATGATGGCTTCGACCGGGTGCGACGGGGTCGTCATCGGGCGCGGCTGCCTGGGCCGCCCGTGGCTGTTCGCCGAGTTGTCGGCGGCCTTCAGCGGCAAACCGCTGCCGACCCCGCCGAACCTGGGTGAGGTCGCCGAGATCCTGCTGCGCCACGGCGACTTGTTGGCCGCCCACTTCGGCGAGGACAAGGGGATGCGCGACATCCGCAAGCACGTGGCGTGGTACCTGCACGGATTTCCGGCCGGTGCCGAGCTTCGGCGAGCGTTGGCGCTGGTCAAGACGGTTGCAGAGCTCGAAGATCTGCTCGGCCAGCTCGATGCGGACGTGCCTTTCCCCGCCGCGGCGCAGGGCCCCCGTGGCCGTCAGGGTTCCTCGGCATCCGTGGCGTTACCCGAGGGCTGGCTGGCCGATCCCGACGACTGCACGGTTCCCGCCGGTGCCGAGGTCATGCATTCGGGGGGCTGA
- the pstC gene encoding phosphate ABC transporter permease subunit PstC, translating to MIDGVDVTTPNPSDAGSGEAMAQPFGEPEPVPLDPSRNAKVRLGDRIFRGLAEGSGVFIVALIAAIGFFLLWRAVPALARNEENFFLYGGNWITTDTSAMHFGVLDLLQVTVFVSVFALVLAMPVALGIAIFLTQYARRRLAGPLAYMVDLLAAVPSIIYGVWGLYVLAPVLAPAAQWLNVNLGWLFLFKTGTASVIGGGTIFTAGIVLAVMILPIITAVTREVFVQTPRGQIEAALALGATRWEVVRTTVLPFGMSGYISGGMLGLGRALGETIALLIILRGTQEAFGWSLFDGGFTFASLIASAASEFNDQFKAGAYISAGLVLFVLTFVVNSLARAAVAGKGAK from the coding sequence ATGATTGATGGGGTCGATGTGACAACGCCGAATCCGTCGGACGCAGGTTCCGGCGAGGCGATGGCCCAGCCGTTCGGCGAGCCGGAACCCGTCCCCCTCGATCCGTCGCGAAACGCGAAGGTCCGGTTGGGAGATCGGATTTTCCGCGGGCTCGCGGAAGGTTCGGGCGTCTTCATCGTCGCCCTCATCGCGGCGATCGGCTTCTTCCTGCTGTGGCGGGCTGTCCCGGCGCTGGCCCGCAACGAGGAGAACTTCTTTCTCTACGGCGGCAATTGGATCACCACCGACACCTCGGCCATGCACTTCGGGGTGCTGGACCTGCTGCAGGTGACGGTGTTCGTATCGGTGTTCGCGCTGGTGCTGGCGATGCCGGTGGCGCTGGGTATCGCGATCTTTTTGACGCAGTACGCGCGGCGACGGTTGGCGGGTCCGCTGGCCTACATGGTCGACCTGCTGGCCGCGGTGCCGTCGATCATCTACGGCGTGTGGGGCCTCTACGTGTTGGCTCCGGTGCTTGCGCCGGCCGCGCAGTGGCTCAACGTCAACCTGGGTTGGTTGTTCCTGTTCAAGACGGGCACCGCCTCGGTGATCGGCGGCGGGACGATCTTCACCGCGGGCATCGTGCTGGCGGTGATGATCCTGCCGATCATCACCGCGGTCACCCGGGAGGTGTTCGTTCAGACGCCGCGCGGCCAGATCGAGGCCGCGCTGGCGCTGGGCGCGACCCGCTGGGAAGTGGTGCGCACCACGGTGCTGCCGTTCGGCATGTCGGGCTACATCAGCGGCGGCATGCTCGGCCTGGGCCGTGCGCTGGGCGAGACGATCGCGCTGCTGATCATCCTGCGCGGCACCCAGGAGGCGTTCGGCTGGTCGCTGTTCGACGGTGGCTTCACCTTCGCCAGCCTGATCGCTTCCGCCGCTTCGGAATTCAACGACCAGTTCAAGGCGGGCGCCTACATCTCCGCCGGTCTGGTGCTGTTCGTGCTGACGTTCGTGGTGAACTCGCTGGCCCGGGCCGCGGTCGCAGGAAAAGGTGCCAAGTGA